From Pirellulales bacterium, one genomic window encodes:
- a CDS encoding pirin family protein → MKQVQRVVRNVAQHWVGDGFPVRSLFSYADRAAETSPFLLLDYGGPHEFAPTDRQLGVGEHPHRGFETVTIVYAGSLEHRDSTGSHGTIGPGDVQWMTAASGVVHAEFHSREFARTGGRFEMAQLWVNLPAREKMSAPRYQEILDRHIPRKLLANDAGSARIIAGAWDEVTGPAQTVTPLCVFDLRLQAGHDAVLPAPAGHTTILLVQHGRLEINGQSVAAGELAMLSRTEQDVSVSCAEDAMALLLTGEPIDEPVVGHGPFVMNSQNEIRQAIRDYQSGQMGHLPA, encoded by the coding sequence ATGAAACAAGTCCAACGCGTCGTACGCAACGTGGCGCAACACTGGGTCGGAGATGGTTTTCCTGTGCGGTCGCTGTTCTCCTATGCCGACCGCGCGGCCGAGACGAGTCCGTTCTTGCTTTTGGACTACGGCGGCCCGCACGAGTTCGCGCCGACAGATCGCCAACTGGGCGTGGGCGAACATCCGCATCGCGGTTTCGAGACGGTGACGATCGTTTACGCCGGCAGCTTGGAGCATCGCGACTCAACGGGCAGTCACGGCACGATCGGACCCGGCGACGTGCAGTGGATGACGGCGGCATCTGGAGTGGTGCATGCCGAATTTCACAGCCGTGAGTTTGCGCGCACTGGTGGCCGGTTTGAAATGGCGCAATTGTGGGTCAATCTGCCGGCCCGAGAAAAAATGTCAGCGCCGCGCTACCAGGAGATTCTTGACCGGCACATTCCGCGAAAACTACTGGCGAATGACGCCGGATCGGCGCGTATCATCGCCGGAGCCTGGGACGAGGTGACTGGCCCCGCGCAAACGGTGACGCCGCTGTGCGTGTTCGACCTGCGATTGCAGGCTGGTCACGATGCGGTGCTGCCGGCGCCAGCCGGACACACCACGATACTGCTGGTGCAGCATGGCCGGCTGGAAATCAACGGCCAATCGGTGGCCGCGGGCGAGCTGGCGATGCTGTCGCGAACAGAGCAAGATGTTTCCGTAAGCTGCGCCGAGGACGCGATGGCGCTGCTGTTGACCGGCGAGCCGATCGACGAGCCGGTGGTTGGTCACGGCCCGTTTGTGATGAACAGCCAGAACGAGATCCGGCAGGCCAT
- a CDS encoding isochorismatase family protein codes for MPDANRWMIDPNDAVMLLIDHQSGLFQLVRDIDQPTLRNHVCALAKVAHMAKIPTFTTASVPDGPNGPLIPEIHEYCPEAIYIPRTGQINAWDNPKWVEAIEKTGRRTLLIAGTLTSVCMAFPTLSALAAGYKVFCIIDASGNWSPMATDITTARIVQAGAMPTDTYAVLAELMSTWNRADAMDFAQVMVDHIVPPYRALMESYDKAQNVQRVGHETKLEKLTAAAKK; via the coding sequence ATGCCAGACGCCAATCGTTGGATGATCGACCCAAACGACGCCGTGATGCTGCTGATCGACCATCAGAGCGGACTGTTCCAACTGGTGCGCGACATCGACCAGCCAACCTTGCGAAATCATGTCTGCGCGCTAGCGAAGGTCGCGCACATGGCCAAGATTCCCACATTCACTACGGCCTCGGTTCCGGACGGCCCGAATGGTCCGCTGATTCCCGAGATTCATGAATACTGTCCCGAGGCGATTTACATTCCGCGGACTGGTCAAATTAATGCCTGGGACAATCCCAAGTGGGTCGAGGCCATTGAAAAGACCGGACGAAGGACATTGCTGATCGCCGGCACGCTGACGAGCGTCTGCATGGCGTTTCCCACGCTGAGCGCCCTGGCCGCGGGATACAAAGTATTTTGCATCATCGACGCCTCGGGCAACTGGTCGCCAATGGCGACGGACATCACAACGGCCCGCATCGTCCAGGCCGGCGCCATGCCGACTGATACCTATGCGGTGCTAGCCGAACTGATGAGCACTTGGAATCGGGCCGACGCGATGGACTTTGCGCAAGTGATGGTCGACCACATTGTGCCGCCGTATCGCGCGCTGATGGAGAGTTACGACAAGGCGCAGAACGTGCAGCGAGTGGGACACGAAACAAAGCTGGAAAAGCTGACTGCTGCTGCCAAGAAATGA